The following are encoded together in the Scyliorhinus canicula unplaced genomic scaffold, sScyCan1.1, whole genome shotgun sequence genome:
- the LOC119961498 gene encoding zinc finger protein 239-like, whose product MEKPWKCGDCGNGFSSPSQLEIHRRRHTGEKPFTCSECGRGFTNSSDLLTHQRVHTGERPFTCSDCGKGFCRSSTLRTHQRVHTGEKPFTCSDCGKGFSRSSHLLVHKRVHTGERPFTCVECEKGFINSSKLRIHQRVHTGEWPFTCFECGKRFTDLSNLRIHQRVHTGERPFKCSECVKRFSHSSSLRIHQRVHTGEKMFVCSDCGKEFYRSATLRIHQRIHAGVRPFTCSQCGRGFSRSAHLQTHQLVHTGERPFLCSECGKGFTRLSILKTHQRIHTGERPFTCSECGKGFIDSSTLLTHQRVHTGERPFSCSEC is encoded by the coding sequence atggagaaaccgtggaaatgtggggactgtgggaatggattcagttCCCCGTCTCAGCTGGAGATCCACCGACGCaggcacactggggagaaaccattcacctgctctgagtgtggaaggggatttactaattcatctgacctgctgacacaccagcgagttcacactggagagaggccattcacctgctctgattgtgggaaaggattctgtCGCTCCTCcaccctgcggacacaccagcgagttcacaccggggagaagccattcacctgctctgattgtgggaaaggattctcTCGGTCTTCCCATCTCCTGGTACacaagcgagttcacaccggggaaaggccgttcacctgcgttgaatgtgagaagggattcattaATTCCTCCAAACTGCGgatacaccagagagttcacactggagagtggCCGTTCACCTGCTTTGAGTGTGGGAAGCGATTCACTGATCTATCAAATCtgcggatacaccagcgagttcacactggggagagaccattcaaatGCTCAGAGTGTGTGAAGAGATTCAGTCATTCATCCAGCCtgcggatacaccagcgagttcacacaggggaaaaGATGTTCGTCTGTTCGGATTGTGGGAAGGAATTCTATCGCTCTGCCACCCTGCGgatacaccagcgaattcacgctggggtgaggccattcacctgctctcagtgtgggaggggcttCAGTCGGTCAGCCCACCTGCAGACCCACCAGctcgttcacactggggagagaccattcctctgctccgagtgtgggaagggatttactcggtTATCCAtcctgaagacacaccagcggattcacaccggagagaggccattcacctgctctgagtgtgggaagggattcattgattcatccaccctgctgacacaccagcgagttcacactggggagagaccgttcagctgctctgagtgt